A window from Suncus etruscus isolate mSunEtr1 chromosome 18, mSunEtr1.pri.cur, whole genome shotgun sequence encodes these proteins:
- the LOC125996089 gene encoding ribosyldihydronicotinamide dehydrogenase [quinone]-like, producing the protein MAGKKVLIIYAHPEPGSFNAALKNVAVDELSKQGCVVTVTDLYAANFEPRTTRKDIAGALCDPEHFNYGVAAHHAYKDGRLSCDIVAEQQKVCEADLLLFQFPMYWYSMPAIMKGWMDRIFCQGFAFDFPGFFDDGLLKGKRAILSLTTGGTAEMFSSTGVNGDIRRFLWPIQHGTLHFCGCQILAPQVSFAPDTSSQEERTKMVEAWTQRLATIWQEEPIVCEAPWYFGQ; encoded by the exons ATGGCAG gtAAGAAAGTACTCATCATCTACGCGCACCCAGAACCCGGGTCTTTCAATGCGGCTCTGAAGAACGTGGCTGTGGACGAGCTGAGCAAGCAGGGCTGCGTGGTCACTGTCACcgacttgtatgcagccaacttcgAGCCTCGGACCACAAGGAAGGACATAGCCG GCGCCCTCTGTGACCCCGAGCATTTCAACTACGGAGTAGCAGCACACCATGCCTACAAGGACGGGCGGCTGAGTTGTGACATCGTCGCCGAGCAGCAGAAGGTGTGCGAGGCTGATCTGCTCCTCTTCCAG TTCCCCATGTACTGGTACAGCATGCCGGCGATCATGAAGGGCTGGATGGACAGAATTTTCTGCCAGGGCTTCGCCTTCGACTTCCCCGGGTTCTTTGACGACGGCCTCCTCAAG GGGAAACGGGCCATCCTGTCCCTGACCACAGGCGGCACAGCCGAGATGTTCTCCAGCACGGGCGTCAACGGAGACATTCGCCGCTTCCTGTGGCCCATCCAG CATGGAACCCTGCACTTCTGCGGCTGCCAAATCCTGGCCCCGCAGGTCAGCTTTGCCCCTGACACCTCGTCCCAAGAGGAGCGGACCAAGATGGTGGAGGCGTGGACACAGCGGCTGGCGACCATCTGGCAGGAGGAGCCCATTGTCTGCGAGGCCCCCTGGTACTTCGGGCAGTAG
- the LOC125996149 gene encoding ribosyldihydronicotinamide dehydrogenase [quinone]-like → MAGKKVLIVYAHEEPRSFNAALKNVAVDELSKQDCMVTVTDLYAANFEPRTTRKDIAGGSRPQEHLWLFLHGRHLSYSEAMLKREQPVADTGVSA, encoded by the exons ATGGCAG GTAAGAAAGTGCTCATCGTCTACGCACACGAGGAACCCAGGTCTTTCAACGCGGCCCTCAAGAACGTGGCCGTGGATGAGCTGAGCAAGCAGGACTGCATGGTCACCGTCACCGACTTGTACGCTGCCAACTTCGAGCCCAGGACTACGAGGAAGGACATAGCTGGTGGTTCTAGGCCGCAGGAACATCTTTGGCTTTTCCTTCATGGCCGTCACCTGAGCTACAGCGAAGCCATGTTGAAGCGTGAGCAACCGGTGGCAGACACAGGCGTCAGCGCTTAA